The DNA segment tattgatgtatgcattcatagacatcaaataaaaacatttcagtagCAATTGTACACTGAAAGCTGCCCAGAGttcagaaaaaacaacaacaaaaaaacaatcaaaaaacGTAAAGTACTAATTTATTTTGATGGAAGAACATCTAAAATggcgtcattcgagtttgacgtaatttccattcaaaaagacaccgtgccacatattcttacgtcatttgaatatctaatGATGGCGGACTCGAATTAAAGTTGCgagtacagtttacaaaaacacgttgtattaagcttatatgataaagagattattaccctcgtgtgtttcggtatcgtcaatatcatatactaggaataaaaataatgtattatgctagACAGAGgctcatataatataatttttattcctaatatatgatattgacgataccgaaatacactctggtaataacctctatatataacCTGTACAACCTCTATATATAACctgtacaaatatatatgtgcctatttaattattattattgtaacgAGTCCGAGTGTTGATAAATACATCCACCTGAATCCATTCTGTCGGCAGTCCCAAACTCGTTTAAAGCTGAATACTGTTAGTTTCACAATGCTAAAATGCAACCACTTTCccacaatccccccccccccccccccccccccccccccccaaaaaaaacaaaaaaaaacccaacaaaaaacaacaacaacaacaacaacaacaaaaaacaacaacaaacaaacttgtGAACTCATAGGGTGGTTTTCTGTATGAGTCCCTTCcgcatatatatatttgattgatcatattattttagggttttttaataatgtgaTATTGAAATTCAGTAATACTAGGCGGCGAGCAATCATAACATACAGCTAGATTAGCTATTAGTCACTATTTGGTTTCTGTCGTAACTTGCTTTCTGGGGGTTATGCAGAGTTCACAGTTCAAACGGTTAAAAAACCGCCGTTAATCTGATGAGTCAGTCGTTGTTTAATTAGTATCCAATATTCGCTCGTCATTTCCATCGGATATTCGACTAATTAAGTTGAGAATTTAATGCTATGAATAAACTGGAAAGAGatctaaactaaactaaactaaactaaaagaTTGTCATATCAGATTTTGGAAAATTCTATATGTTATGCATTTGGTGAATGTTTGGTTGtaggatcctagaccgatcgcgcatcagacgagcgctttaccacctgactacgtcccaccccctcgtTAAAGGAGACATgctaaataatacattataataatcTATAGGtattataatttagttttataaaaAACTATTCTCTCGTGACGatcatgttttaaattttaaaacacctGATCCCAGCGCTAAGACCACCTTAAGTGTACAAGGTAGTTATGAACGCAATGTGGTCCTAGCGCAAAGAtcacttcgtaaaacggggcccagggccctgttccacgaagcgatctgaGCGCTATGATCACGTTAAGTGCATGAGGTAGCTATGCTATTAAGGTAATCTTACTCTAGGATTGCTTTTtagaacggggcccaggttACCTACCATTTACAGTATCGTATGGTAGCAGCAAATATACCGGATTAATGTACGAACGCACGTTTTCCTGTCACAACGTAATTTGCCTCTAGTTACATAtgtaaaatgcatatttatgtGACATTGTTTTACAGTGCTTACCTCCTGGACACATATGTGAGATACACGGCAAATACCATTGTTGTCGAAATATGCTCTGTAAACATAGGGGTAACAGCAGACATAGAACGTGCCAACCGAGAACGGTAAGTACTTAGTTCtcactcccccctccccccccccccccccaaacctccccctctctctctctctctctctctctctctctctctctctctctctctctctctctcagaaacaaacaaatacaaacacacacacacacacacacacacacacacacacacacacacacacacacatgcttataaaaaacccatataACATTGGCTGAGGGAGTGTacactacatgtatactatGCAATGGGGAGTGCTTATTCAAGGTATAGtgttgactggggagtgcaaatccagaggagtgcaaattatatcgTACAACTGTGATAAACGCTTACAAATTTCAAAACGTGTACCCGAATATAAGTATGTCTTAGTGTCTTATTTTCTGGACGGAGGCTTAGGTTTCATAAGAGATTATTATTGCgggttttctttttcagaataaatgtgatttgattattattgtatatatgaagtattgtttttttattataatttagtaTTTCGCTTATCGTATCGAAAACCAGGATATACAACGTTTCTGTAAACGTTtcaatacaatattaaattacTGCTGTGCACGACCAAATGTAGGTGTTTAAAAATGTCCATAGCATGACAATCGTAATGCATTTTAAACTTGTTTGGAAAATCTGTTCCTTTGGATTTCAAATCTGAATGTTTCACACTTaatgaatgtgtgtatgttttacgACACCTAGTACATAAATAGAGATCGGCTACTGGGTTTCAGACAGGGTAGGTACATCaatatgattaatttaattagaaaccaaaaattatataattgttaaaaCACAGTATAAAGAGCTATGGGAAACgtacaataaatacaatacaaatatcaaggtaagtatattttaaaattttgtaaaatactAAATtcaaggtaaatatatttttaaattttgtacagAGATATAATTGTCTTACaaaattcaaaactaattatggtgggaatttaaacgattccaaaacatttatgTTGCCGAATATATGGGTTTTTTGTCATACTCAATCAAAATGtagcgcacagtcagtgtacactcaCAATGATCACATCGAGGAGGAAATtccctttttttaatataaatgaatgtgtcaaatatcAGTGGCCGATGCGTGCCGGGCTTGATTGTTTAAAGTAAGGACATAAATTTGTTGTTAACCCTTACGTGGCTAAActattgtgtgtgcgtgttgtaaTTACACGTGAAACTGTTTTATAGTGCTTGCGCCGGGGGAACCGATGCCACTCAAAGACCGTCTTTCGTTGTTGTGGGCATTTGGTCTGCAAGCAGCGGCCACACGGCCACGGAAGGACGCGTCAAATGGAAATGGCCAGGTAAGTAGTCCCCTGTCTCCCACTAATTATTTTATCGCATGGTTTAATGTTCTTCTTTTAAAGGGGCAGTCACACGTTTCgaaaacatttaaagggacattcctgagtttgctgcattgtaagatgtttccgtctaataaaatatttcttcgattaaacttacatattaaatatgttttcttgtttagatagaatatcagtgtctgtatattcaatgtgtttatggccgtgttaatatttgtaagaagcccaaactggattttgtcttctgtaatttcgtacgtacgaaaaaagtattttttaggaaagaaatgaaatttaacccaatacaaatattagaacgatcagaaacacgtttaatatacagctactaatattttatacacaacaatatatttgataccggtatgtaattacaatcgttaaaaagtctctgttagtcgataacatcttaaaattacagcaaacgccggaatgtccctttaacaacgaCATCAAATACAGGACGGCGACTTTTAAACATAAATCTCTTTACTTTATACACGAAACAACTAGACATGTAAACGTATTCTTTCAATATGCAATGGCTCAAATCGCAAACCCAAAAGTGCATACAGACAAAACTTAATTATAGTGacaccaccccaaccccaccccttaCAGCCCTAAACACAAATGGTCAACTAtctaatttaacattaaaacttcAGTTTATGGTATTGTTTTTATCATTTGACCACCTACAACAGAACAGGGTAATAGTgctggtataaagtgctcctacagGCAGTAGTTAGTGGAggtttccctattagctcagttggtagagcgctggactgtCTGTGGTTCCAATCACTTCAATGACGGTTGATTTATTTGTTAGACCAATAGTCCAAGGATGTTCTAAAACATCATTTGCAATTGCCTGTAATAGCCCCTTCACAAGtgtcggtggtgtcgtggttaagccatcggacataacgctggtagatactgggttcacagtaccggctcccacccagatcaAGTTTTAAAGACCACTATTCCCTCTTCTGTCttgctaacaactaaccctctgtcctggacagacagcccagatagctgaggtatgtgcccaggacagcgtgcttgaaccttatttggatataagcacgaaaataagttgaaatgaaatgaaatagccCCTTCTCATAAAGATGGCTGCCAAGGTGCGAGACAGTATTGCTTTACTCTGTGTGTTCAGCAATGCGTCATATAATTTTGTTGTGTTTGATGTTTAATGGGtcctaggatcgattccctgATGGgcgaaaaaataaaaagataacattattttttgacAAACATTCCTGTCACAAAGATCACCAATAACACGACTGGTAGGATTAACTGTGCTACGAACAATTTGGTTCACTTAAGACTGGAACGCAACCAGAtgctatttggtttagtgcGACATGTATATAAAGTGTCTTTAGCTATTTTCGTATTACCGAAATTAAACATATATCCCGAGGCTTCATTAACAAACATCATTGCGTGTCTTGTTTTAGTGTTTACCGAGGGGAGATCGATGTCAGAACAACAATAAGTGTTGCAGCCAGCGATGCAGACCAAGAGGAGGGAATTCCAACAGAAAGGAATGTCACTAAGTACTGACATGAGATCACCTCCCCTACAGCTAACTTTTCAGTTCAGTCGAACGAAAATGTTATGCTGTGTTTGTAATTACTGATTTTAATAAAGTACACTTCGAAAATAAGTTTGTCGTATGTTATCCTAATCTTTGCTGTCCCGCATTGCCATTGAAGCTACAATGCGGCCTcccagttttaaaacatatattacaaGTATGAaatagaaacacacacagacacacacacatcattaatgccgtgacctcgattaatttacatctaatttgcaaagctATCAAATTCGTAAAGTATGTGctttgaaaaatatcacatactttgatttcACTGAAAACTTAAGGTATTATataagtgatatatatatatatatatatatatatgggtattTTGCAAAATAAGAATCTCTATCCAGTGCCATTACTACAGATGTCATCAGTCTTGCTTCGCCACAAaaaagactgccactcccagattagtttattaaatcaaaactggcactggacagagctcattggagtATTTCACTGTGCCAACGTCAcggactcgtgtttcactcttTGTAACCTtgtccagatgtgttacaggtttgtagattaactaaactctgtggccattttcacgggctgaaactagggtctgcgcctttaatagcTGGGACATTGTTGGCAGTTGAAACATTTTGGACAGGTACACCCCGTCTAATTCTTGAGACACGATTCTGTCTGATGATCCCGTTCGTTATACAGAAAGCACGCAACGGAACGACCTTGAAGGACAATCAAGAACTCAAATCCCAAATATACCGGTATGGGGGATCTGTTCTTACTG comes from the Gigantopelta aegis isolate Gae_Host chromosome 14, Gae_host_genome, whole genome shotgun sequence genome and includes:
- the LOC121388058 gene encoding uncharacterized protein LOC121388058, whose product is MVCRQRGNSNVNTCQRRPCLKNGDNCGGNTNLKCCGHMVCSKRQVGRGRSCQPRTPGNNGCLHKREDCGGNIKLKCCGYMVCRQKEFIRGRSCQIRTEDDGCLPPGHICEIHGKYHCCRNMLCKHRGNSRHRTCQPRTCLRRGNRCHSKTVFRCCGHLVCKQRPHGHGRTRQMEMASVYRGEIDVRTTISVAASDADQEEGIPTERNVTKY